Proteins encoded in a region of the Vicia villosa cultivar HV-30 ecotype Madison, WI linkage group LG5, Vvil1.0, whole genome shotgun sequence genome:
- the LOC131603780 gene encoding K(+) efflux antiporter 4-like isoform X2 encodes MIAILKVLILCDLLLCYPSFSFSLLANNTVPEPDFVLPETNLTAVGNASLAGSNEDSLANMIDRALEREFPENEQNEGTDDAGSFNNSVAGQQAVLETVARVRSKKNESKEEKSFQFHDVFNLDSENRVEETPTLIDRKDNVFIISNPKSKYPVLQLDLRLISDLVVVIVSATCGGIAFACAGQPVMTGYLLAGSIIGPGGLSFVSEMVQVETVAQFGVIFLLFALGLEFSTTKLRVVRAVAILGGLLQILLFMCMCGIIASLCGGKSSEGIFVGAFLSMSSTAVVLKFLMEKNSVNALHGQVIIGTLILQDCAVGLLFALLPVLGGTSGVLQGVISMSKSLLTLIAFLVVLSILSRTCVPWFLKLMISLSSQTNELYQLASVAFCLMVAWCSDKLGLSLELGSFAAGVMISTTDLGQHTLEQVEPIRNLFAALFLASIGMLIHVHFLWNHVDILLASVILVIIVKTIVAASVVKGFGYNNKTSILVGMSLAQIGEFAFVLLSRASNVHLVEGKLYLLLLGTTALSLVTTPLLFKLIPAVLRLGALLRWFPPDTPAEVVFKGDSFRADSAKRITLMVQGSHDS; translated from the exons ATGATTGCGATTCTCAAAGTTCTCATTCTCTGCGATCTACTTCTCTGTTATCCttcattctctttctctctccttgCGAATAACACGGTGCCGGAGCCGGATTTTGTTTTACCGGAAACTAACCTAACCGCCGTTGGCAATGCCTCGCTTGCGGGATCCAACGAGGATAGTCTCGCTAACATGATTGATCGGGCTCTCGAACGGGAGTTTCCCGAAAATGAACAGAACGAAG GTACTGATGATGCTGGTAGTTTCAACAACAGTGTTGCTGGACAGCAG GCTGTTTTAGAAACTGTTGCTAGAGTTAGGAGCAAGAAAAATGAGAGCAAAGAAGAAAA GTCATTTCAGTTCcatgatgttttcaatttggacAGTGAGAACCGTGTTGAGGAAACACCAACTTTAATTGATCGAAAG gACAATGTCTTTATCATATCCAATCCCAAATCAAAGTATCCTGTTCTGCAATTGGACTTGAG ATTGATATCAGATCTTGTGGTTGTCATTGTCTCTGCAACCTGTGGTGGCATAGCCTTTGCTTGTGCTGGACAACCG GTTATGACTGGATATCTATTAGCAGGATCCATCATTGGACCAGGAGGTTTGAGTTTTGTCAGTGAAATGGTCCAA GTTGAGACAGTTGCTCAATTTGGTGTCATCTTTTTGCTCTTTGCATTGGGCTTAGAGTTTTCCACAACAAAG CTTCGAGTTGTTCGGGCAGTGGCTATTCTTGGAGGTCTGCTGCAAATTCTCTTATTTATGTGCATGTGTGGAATAATAGCTTCG TTATGTGGTGGTAAATCATCTGAAGGAATATTTGTTGGTGCATTTTTATCCATGTCTTCAACAGCAGTG GTCTTGAAATTCTTAATGGAAAAGAACAGCGTCAATGCCCTTCATGGTCAGGTTATAATTGGAACTCTGATTCTGCAG GATTGTGCTGTTGGTTTGCTCTTTGCACTGCTTCCTGTCTTGGGTGGAACATCGGGTGTTCTTCAGGGAGTAATATCCATGAGTAAATC GTTGTTGACCTTAATTGCATTTTTGGTCGTTTTGTCAATATTATCTCGTACTTGCGTACCCTGGTTCCTTAAGCTTATGATAAGCTTGTCATCTCAG ACCAATGAACTTTATCAACTAGCATCAGTGGCGTTCTGCCTAATGGTTGCTTGG TGTAGTGATAAGCTGGGTTTAAGTCTTGAACTAGGTTCATTCGCCGCGGGAGTAATGATATCAACAACGGATCTTGGTCAACATACGCTTGAACAA GTTGAGCCAATTCGCAACTTGTTTGCTGCTCTGTTCTTGGCCAGTATTGGGATGCTTATACATGTCCATTTCCTTTGGAATCACGTTGACATTTTACTGGCATCTGTTATATTGGTGATCATTGTAAAAACAATTGTAGCCGCATCTGTTGTCAAGGGGTTTGGATACAACAACAAGACTTCCATTCTT GTTGGGATGTCCTTGGCTCAAATTGGGGAATTTGCATTTGTTCTTCTCAGTCGTGCTTCGAATGTTCATTTAGTCGAG GGAAAGTTGTATTTATTGCTCCTTGGAACAACTGCTCTCAGTCTG GTGACTACACCCTTGCTTTTCAAGCTGATTCCTGCAGTTCTACGTCTTGGTGCATTGCTCCGGTGGTTCCCTCCTGATACTCCTGCTGag GTTGTCTTTAAAGGGGACAGCTTTCGTGCAGACAGCGCTAAGCGTATTACTTTGATGGTTCAAGGCTCCCATGATTCATGA
- the LOC131608130 gene encoding transcription factor MYBS3-like, translated as MGRRKCSHCGKIGHNCRTCTSFTTKLVGLRLFGVQLSSSSSSSNTIIKKSFSMDTFPSPTSSSSSFSSSTIHDNHHHKSTSNLAYLSDCFIGPPQERKKGVPWTEEEHRIFLVGLEKLGKGDWRGIARNFVTTRTPTQVASHAQKYFIRLATLNNKKRRSSLFDLVGSKNTKREGQGHKLEDTKCNCEVEKEEETKLDTQEINYSKVNWLHNHHSSNYVAVPNLDLTLAVAPPKANQPSPAGPFLLGPIRVT; from the exons ATGGGAAGAAGAAAATGTTCACATTGTGGTAAAATAGGACATAATTGTAGGACATGCACATCCTTCACCACAAAACTTGTAGGACTTCGTCTCTTTGGTGTCCAACTTTCCTCCTCCTCATCATCATCTAATACCATCATCAAGAAAAGCTTTAGCATGGACACTTTTCCCTCACCAacctcttcatcttcctcattctctTCATCAACCATTCATGATAATCATCATCACAAATCCACCTCTAATCTTGCCTATCTATCTGATTGCTTTATAGGTCCACCCCAAGAGAGGAAGAAAG GAGTTCCATggacagaagaagaacatagaatATTTCTTGTTGGATTAGAAAAGCTTGGAAAAGGAGACTGGAGAGGTATCGCTAGAAACTTTGTCACTACAAGAACTCCTACACAAGTCGCAAGTCATGCTCAAAAATATTTTATCCGATTAGCAACTCTCAATAACAAGAAACGGCGATCAAGTCTCTTTGACTTG GTTGGGAGCAAGAACACCAAGAGAGAAGGACAAGGTCATAAATTAGAGGATACTAAGTGTAATTGTGAagttgaaaaagaagaagaaaccaAATTAGATACACAAGAAATTAATTACTCTAAAGTTAATTGGTTACATAATCATCATTCTTCAAATTATGTAGCAGTGCCTAATTTGGACCTTACACTTGCTGTTGCACCCCCTAAGGCTAATCAACCCTCTCCAGCTGGCCCATTTCTTCTAGGCCCAATTAGGGTCACTTAA
- the LOC131603780 gene encoding K(+) efflux antiporter 4-like isoform X1: MIAILKVLILCDLLLCYPSFSFSLLANNTVPEPDFVLPETNLTAVGNASLAGSNEDSLANMIDRALEREFPENEQNEGTDDAGSFNNSVAGQQAVLETVARVRSKKNESKEEKSFQFHDVFNLDSENRVEETPTLIDRKDNVFIISNPKSKYPVLQLDLRLISDLVVVIVSATCGGIAFACAGQPVMTGYLLAGSIIGPGGLSFVSEMVQVETVAQFGVIFLLFALGLEFSTTKLRVVRAVAILGGLLQILLFMCMCGIIASLCGGKSSEGIFVGAFLSMSSTAVVSSARSLIIVLKFLMEKNSVNALHGQVIIGTLILQDCAVGLLFALLPVLGGTSGVLQGVISMSKSLLTLIAFLVVLSILSRTCVPWFLKLMISLSSQTNELYQLASVAFCLMVAWCSDKLGLSLELGSFAAGVMISTTDLGQHTLEQVEPIRNLFAALFLASIGMLIHVHFLWNHVDILLASVILVIIVKTIVAASVVKGFGYNNKTSILVGMSLAQIGEFAFVLLSRASNVHLVEGKLYLLLLGTTALSLVTTPLLFKLIPAVLRLGALLRWFPPDTPAEVVFKGDSFRADSAKRITLMVQGSHDS; encoded by the exons ATGATTGCGATTCTCAAAGTTCTCATTCTCTGCGATCTACTTCTCTGTTATCCttcattctctttctctctccttgCGAATAACACGGTGCCGGAGCCGGATTTTGTTTTACCGGAAACTAACCTAACCGCCGTTGGCAATGCCTCGCTTGCGGGATCCAACGAGGATAGTCTCGCTAACATGATTGATCGGGCTCTCGAACGGGAGTTTCCCGAAAATGAACAGAACGAAG GTACTGATGATGCTGGTAGTTTCAACAACAGTGTTGCTGGACAGCAG GCTGTTTTAGAAACTGTTGCTAGAGTTAGGAGCAAGAAAAATGAGAGCAAAGAAGAAAA GTCATTTCAGTTCcatgatgttttcaatttggacAGTGAGAACCGTGTTGAGGAAACACCAACTTTAATTGATCGAAAG gACAATGTCTTTATCATATCCAATCCCAAATCAAAGTATCCTGTTCTGCAATTGGACTTGAG ATTGATATCAGATCTTGTGGTTGTCATTGTCTCTGCAACCTGTGGTGGCATAGCCTTTGCTTGTGCTGGACAACCG GTTATGACTGGATATCTATTAGCAGGATCCATCATTGGACCAGGAGGTTTGAGTTTTGTCAGTGAAATGGTCCAA GTTGAGACAGTTGCTCAATTTGGTGTCATCTTTTTGCTCTTTGCATTGGGCTTAGAGTTTTCCACAACAAAG CTTCGAGTTGTTCGGGCAGTGGCTATTCTTGGAGGTCTGCTGCAAATTCTCTTATTTATGTGCATGTGTGGAATAATAGCTTCG TTATGTGGTGGTAAATCATCTGAAGGAATATTTGTTGGTGCATTTTTATCCATGTCTTCAACAGCAGTG GTATCCAGTGCACGCTCTTTAATAATT GTCTTGAAATTCTTAATGGAAAAGAACAGCGTCAATGCCCTTCATGGTCAGGTTATAATTGGAACTCTGATTCTGCAG GATTGTGCTGTTGGTTTGCTCTTTGCACTGCTTCCTGTCTTGGGTGGAACATCGGGTGTTCTTCAGGGAGTAATATCCATGAGTAAATC GTTGTTGACCTTAATTGCATTTTTGGTCGTTTTGTCAATATTATCTCGTACTTGCGTACCCTGGTTCCTTAAGCTTATGATAAGCTTGTCATCTCAG ACCAATGAACTTTATCAACTAGCATCAGTGGCGTTCTGCCTAATGGTTGCTTGG TGTAGTGATAAGCTGGGTTTAAGTCTTGAACTAGGTTCATTCGCCGCGGGAGTAATGATATCAACAACGGATCTTGGTCAACATACGCTTGAACAA GTTGAGCCAATTCGCAACTTGTTTGCTGCTCTGTTCTTGGCCAGTATTGGGATGCTTATACATGTCCATTTCCTTTGGAATCACGTTGACATTTTACTGGCATCTGTTATATTGGTGATCATTGTAAAAACAATTGTAGCCGCATCTGTTGTCAAGGGGTTTGGATACAACAACAAGACTTCCATTCTT GTTGGGATGTCCTTGGCTCAAATTGGGGAATTTGCATTTGTTCTTCTCAGTCGTGCTTCGAATGTTCATTTAGTCGAG GGAAAGTTGTATTTATTGCTCCTTGGAACAACTGCTCTCAGTCTG GTGACTACACCCTTGCTTTTCAAGCTGATTCCTGCAGTTCTACGTCTTGGTGCATTGCTCCGGTGGTTCCCTCCTGATACTCCTGCTGag GTTGTCTTTAAAGGGGACAGCTTTCGTGCAGACAGCGCTAAGCGTATTACTTTGATGGTTCAAGGCTCCCATGATTCATGA